One Pseudomonas sp. HOU2 genomic window carries:
- a CDS encoding AzlC family ABC transporter permease translates to MSDSLMPRRAFLRGAAAIMPLSLATAPWGLLAGSMAIEANLTPLQGQGLSSIVFAGAAQLVAIGMLKGGAGIFSILLTTLLLTSQHLLYGMSMRSVISPLPGRWRIGLGFLLTDELFALTSQHDRQQFNRWYALGVGLTFYIAWNLFTLAGIVLGSSIPGLEHLGLDFSIAATFIALITPVVRNVPTVVCVAVSLFCSVLFSYWQWGSALVLSGLAGMTAGFVCNKLYRGRT, encoded by the coding sequence ATGTCTGACTCACTTATGCCGCGCCGTGCGTTTCTTCGCGGTGCTGCGGCGATCATGCCGTTATCACTGGCGACGGCGCCGTGGGGGCTGCTGGCCGGCTCCATGGCGATCGAAGCCAACCTCACGCCGTTACAGGGGCAGGGCCTGTCGAGCATCGTGTTCGCAGGGGCCGCGCAACTGGTGGCGATCGGCATGCTCAAGGGCGGTGCCGGGATTTTCTCGATTCTGTTGACCACGCTGCTGCTGACTTCGCAGCACTTGTTGTACGGCATGAGCATGCGTTCAGTGATTTCACCGTTGCCCGGGCGCTGGCGTATCGGCCTGGGCTTTTTGCTCACCGATGAACTGTTCGCCCTGACCAGTCAGCATGATCGCCAGCAGTTCAATCGCTGGTACGCCTTGGGCGTTGGTCTGACGTTCTATATCGCCTGGAACCTGTTCACCCTCGCCGGCATCGTGCTGGGCAGCAGCATTCCGGGGCTTGAGCATCTGGGACTGGATTTTTCGATTGCCGCGACGTTTATCGCGCTGATCACCCCGGTGGTGCGCAACGTACCGACCGTGGTGTGTGTGGCGGTTTCGCTGTTCTGCTCGGTGCTGTTCAGTTATTGGCAGTGGGGCTCGGCACTGGTGTTGTCGGGCCTGGCCGGGATGACCGCAGGATTTGTCTGCAACAAGCTGTATCGGGGGCGCACATGA
- a CDS encoding DUF1652 domain-containing protein, producing the protein MLAIADICRIVESGFPSLECECTQVEQGLLRIKVYEPDSGRVELLLNGVSPEHLVTIRDISNFIGELRTEMSAGRRAFAG; encoded by the coding sequence ATGCTAGCCATTGCCGACATCTGCCGGATTGTCGAATCCGGCTTTCCGTCGCTTGAATGCGAATGCACACAAGTGGAGCAGGGACTGCTGCGGATCAAGGTTTATGAGCCTGACTCCGGGCGAGTCGAGTTGTTGCTCAATGGCGTCTCACCGGAACACCTGGTGACCATCCGCGATATTTCTAATTTCATCGGTGAATTGCGCACGGAAATGAGCGCCGGGCGCCGGGCATTCGCCGGCTGA
- a CDS encoding DUF2188 domain-containing protein, which translates to MSIPVLNKMHMNGYDVLSVNNGPWRVCTQGDRLASFGSREEALAYAAALPSYRQRSARARSHTAS; encoded by the coding sequence ATGAGCATTCCTGTCCTGAACAAGATGCACATGAACGGCTACGACGTACTCAGTGTAAACAACGGCCCATGGCGGGTTTGTACCCAAGGCGATCGGCTTGCGTCGTTTGGTAGCAGAGAAGAAGCGCTGGCCTATGCCGCTGCGTTGCCAAGTTACAGACAACGCTCGGCGCGGGCTCGAAGTCACACTGCGAGTTGA
- a CDS encoding ABC transporter substrate-binding protein, whose product MKLSRLLRSTLITALFAAPFAYATEPLVLHVGDQNYYNIRASVEASGVLKDAPYSVDWKHFQAAAPLAEALQTGSLDLGFLGDSGFLFLAAKQAPVKLIGVSRQNPDTIALLVPKDSPVKTIADLKGKKVAYWPGAWSQQLTLRALEQGGLPENYVDFVKLMPIDAAAALPQGSIDAFPVWEPYISQQIVFSGARPILTAKNLMPGLSAIAASAQSIDSKRAAIADFLGRLKQARAWVDSHTDEYADLWAKKANLDQQVSRHWLRHAHMTVGPVDQQAAVDLQGTADFLFKVKALPAPLATAGVIDTSFQQALAD is encoded by the coding sequence ATGAAGCTCTCCCGTTTGCTCCGCAGCACACTGATCACCGCCTTGTTCGCCGCTCCGTTTGCCTACGCTACCGAGCCGTTGGTCCTGCATGTCGGTGACCAGAACTACTACAACATCCGCGCCTCGGTCGAAGCCTCTGGCGTGCTGAAAGACGCGCCTTACAGCGTCGACTGGAAGCACTTCCAGGCCGCCGCGCCACTGGCCGAGGCGTTGCAGACCGGTTCGCTGGATCTGGGCTTTCTCGGCGATTCGGGTTTTCTGTTTCTCGCCGCCAAACAGGCGCCGGTGAAACTGATCGGTGTGTCGCGGCAGAACCCGGACACCATCGCCTTGCTGGTGCCGAAAGATTCGCCGGTGAAAACCATCGCTGATCTGAAGGGCAAGAAAGTCGCCTACTGGCCCGGTGCCTGGAGCCAGCAACTGACCTTGCGCGCCCTGGAGCAGGGTGGTTTGCCGGAAAACTACGTCGACTTCGTCAAGTTGATGCCGATTGATGCGGCGGCCGCGTTGCCACAGGGCAGCATCGACGCTTTTCCGGTGTGGGAACCGTATATCTCCCAACAAATCGTGTTCTCCGGTGCGCGGCCGATTCTCACCGCGAAAAACCTGATGCCGGGCCTTAGCGCGATTGCCGCGTCGGCGCAGTCGATCGACAGCAAGCGTGCCGCGATTGCCGATTTTCTCGGGCGTTTGAAACAGGCGCGGGCCTGGGTCGACAGCCACACCGACGAATACGCGGACCTGTGGGCGAAGAAAGCCAATCTCGATCAGCAGGTCTCGCGGCACTGGTTGCGCCACGCGCACATGACTGTCGGGCCGGTGGACCAACAGGCGGCGGTCGACCTGCAGGGCACCGCGGACTTCCTGTTCAAGGTCAAGGCACTGCCGGCGCCGCTGGCCACCGCCGGGGTTATCGATACCTCGTTTCAACAGGCACTGGCTGACTGA
- a CDS encoding polysaccharide deacetylase family protein, translating to MKYAFNLLCAAAIALGLAGCIAAPIEMTAQTETRLKAQAPVRFLLTFDDGPSASSLWNPSATVLDSLKVNPVQPAIKAVFFVQTRAPRAGNSDIGRGVMRREHAEGHILGFHTATHWHTNHRSLDPQELEQSLRNGTADIAAITGAAPILLRPPFWNYDKRTFAAYQQHGLHVLLTDLSANDGKIWGFNASPRRRANMLRQLSEVRERIALGEFPTVDGVIPVVVTFHDLNRYTARHTREYLQILLDSAAATGVRLADKPFYDDQAALQKAALARTVQQSSQPVQLPGMWNWIWDHDAH from the coding sequence ATGAAATACGCGTTCAATCTTCTCTGTGCAGCGGCCATCGCGCTTGGGCTGGCCGGCTGCATTGCCGCGCCGATCGAGATGACCGCGCAAACCGAAACCCGGCTCAAGGCCCAGGCGCCGGTGCGCTTTTTGCTGACCTTCGATGACGGCCCCAGCGCGTCGAGTTTGTGGAACCCTTCGGCGACGGTCCTCGACAGCCTCAAGGTCAACCCGGTGCAACCGGCCATCAAAGCGGTGTTCTTCGTCCAGACCCGTGCGCCGCGTGCGGGCAACAGTGACATTGGTCGCGGCGTCATGCGGCGTGAGCACGCAGAAGGGCACATCCTCGGATTCCACACCGCGACCCATTGGCACACCAACCATCGCTCGCTCGATCCGCAAGAACTGGAGCAGTCGTTGCGCAACGGCACGGCGGATATCGCCGCGATCACCGGAGCTGCGCCGATTCTGCTGCGTCCGCCATTCTGGAATTACGACAAGCGAACCTTTGCCGCCTATCAGCAGCATGGCTTACATGTGTTGTTGACCGATCTGAGCGCCAACGACGGCAAGATCTGGGGCTTCAACGCCAGTCCCCGACGTCGGGCGAACATGCTGCGCCAGCTATCGGAGGTGCGCGAGCGCATTGCCCTCGGCGAATTTCCCACCGTGGACGGGGTGATTCCGGTGGTGGTGACGTTTCATGACCTCAATCGCTATACCGCGCGGCATACCCGCGAATACCTGCAGATTCTCCTCGACAGTGCTGCCGCCACGGGCGTGAGGCTGGCGGACAAGCCGTTTTACGATGATCAAGCGGCACTGCAGAAAGCGGCACTGGCGCGCACCGTTCAGCAGAGTTCGCAGCCGGTGCAATTACCGGGGATGTGGAACTGGATCTGGGATCATGACGCGCACTGA
- a CDS encoding aliphatic sulfonate ABC transporter substrate-binding protein: MTSFSPLSRLKTLLVASAMALSLQPLAQAAEAPPPEVHLDYAYYSPVSLVLKHFGFLEKALSQTKVSWVLSQGSNRSLEYLNSGGVDFASSASLAAVLSRANGSPIKSVYVYSRAEWTALVVRKDSPYQSVADLKGKKIAATKGTDPYLFTLRSLQQAGLKKDDVELVHLQHPDGRTALEKGDVDAWAGLDPHMAASQVQAGSRLLYRNPAFNSYGVVSVTEQYAKEHPQTIDTVIKAYEQARQWALKNPDEFAALLAKESGLPLDVAKLQLSRTDLSSPQLTANDVQASKAAAPILVSEELVRRGVNVDQVIDQLLDSGVQQAVARQ; this comes from the coding sequence ATGACATCGTTTTCACCCTTATCCCGCCTCAAAACACTGCTGGTCGCCAGCGCCATGGCGCTGAGTCTGCAACCGCTGGCCCAGGCCGCCGAAGCGCCGCCTCCGGAAGTCCATCTGGATTACGCCTACTACTCACCCGTGAGCCTGGTACTCAAGCATTTCGGCTTCCTCGAAAAAGCCCTGTCGCAGACCAAAGTCAGTTGGGTGCTGAGTCAGGGCAGCAACCGTTCGCTGGAATATCTGAACAGCGGTGGCGTCGATTTCGCCTCCAGCGCCAGCCTCGCTGCGGTACTCAGTCGGGCCAACGGCAGCCCGATCAAATCGGTGTACGTCTACAGTCGCGCCGAATGGACCGCGCTGGTGGTGCGCAAGGATTCGCCGTACCAGAGCGTCGCCGACCTCAAGGGCAAAAAAATCGCCGCCACCAAAGGCACCGACCCGTACCTGTTCACCCTGCGCAGCCTGCAACAGGCCGGGTTGAAGAAAGACGACGTGGAACTGGTGCACCTGCAACACCCGGACGGCCGCACCGCGCTGGAAAAAGGCGATGTCGACGCCTGGGCCGGACTCGATCCGCACATGGCCGCCAGTCAGGTACAGGCCGGTTCGCGTCTGCTGTATCGCAACCCGGCATTCAATAGCTACGGTGTGGTCAGCGTCACCGAGCAGTACGCCAAGGAGCATCCGCAAACCATCGACACGGTGATCAAAGCCTACGAGCAGGCGCGGCAATGGGCGCTGAAAAATCCCGACGAGTTCGCCGCGTTGCTGGCCAAGGAATCCGGTCTGCCGCTGGACGTGGCCAAACTGCAGCTGTCGCGCACCGATCTGAGCAGCCCGCAACTGACCGCCAACGACGTGCAGGCGTCCAAGGCTGCGGCACCGATTCTGGTGTCTGAGGAACTGGTGCGGCGTGGGGTGAATGTCGATCAGGTCATTGATCAATTGCTCGACAGCGGTGTGCAGCAAGCCGTCGCCCGCCAGTAA
- a CDS encoding DUF2784 domain-containing protein yields the protein MLYRIAADGLVLFHLCFILFVLFGGLLVLKWPRLMWLHLPAAAWGVAVEVLHLTCPLTYWENLMRHAAGQTEYAGGFIEHYIWPIIYPAGLTPQIQLALGSVVLVINLLVYGRLVRAWKLRRASRIPF from the coding sequence ATGCTGTACCGAATCGCAGCCGACGGGCTGGTGCTGTTTCATCTGTGCTTCATTCTGTTCGTGCTGTTCGGCGGGTTGCTGGTGCTCAAGTGGCCACGCCTGATGTGGTTGCATCTGCCGGCGGCTGCATGGGGCGTGGCGGTCGAGGTGTTGCACCTGACCTGTCCGCTGACTTACTGGGAAAACCTGATGCGCCACGCCGCCGGGCAGACCGAATACGCCGGCGGCTTCATCGAGCACTACATCTGGCCGATCATCTATCCCGCCGGGCTGACGCCGCAGATCCAGTTGGCGCTGGGCAGTGTGGTGCTGGTGATCAACCTGCTGGTCTACGGGCGCCTGGTCCGTGCGTGGAAACTGCGCCGCGCCAGCCGTATTCCGTTTTAA
- a CDS encoding AzlD domain-containing protein has protein sequence MVWAVIFGMGLLVFLNRYVFLEPRLPLRLSSNARQFLGFAVPGMLTAICGPIVFMPDKQLNLQWDNPYLLSSLVAIGLVLYTRNTLLSMLLSMVFFFLLRWWL, from the coding sequence ATGGTCTGGGCAGTGATTTTCGGCATGGGGCTTCTGGTGTTTCTCAACCGCTACGTGTTTCTCGAACCGCGCCTGCCGCTGCGCTTGAGCAGCAACGCACGGCAGTTTCTCGGTTTTGCCGTGCCGGGCATGTTGACCGCGATCTGCGGACCGATCGTGTTCATGCCGGATAAACAGTTGAATTTGCAGTGGGATAATCCGTATTTACTGAGTTCGCTGGTGGCGATCGGGCTGGTGCTGTACACCCGCAATACCTTGCTCAGCATGCTCTTGAGCATGGTGTTTTTCTTTTTGTTGCGTTGGTGGCTGTAA
- a CDS encoding ABC transporter permease — protein MTTRSNELPAPPQSLSRPRPSSLNPTWRRRLKGLALPLLIVVALECIVRLGWLPSYQMPAPSEIALTLTDLAEGALWKHIGASLLRVLLGFAIGASLALVFAAWVGLSREAEAYLEPTFAALRSIPSLAWVPLLLLWLGIDETSKIVLIAIGAFFPVYVNVVAAIRNIDRKLVEVGHIYGFSRWQLVRRILLPAALPGLFTGLRSGMSLAWMFLVAAELIAATKGLGYLLSDGRETSRPDIVLAAIIVLAVLGKLSDGLLAALERRWLAWRDTFTGQEAQD, from the coding sequence ATGACCACTCGCAGTAACGAATTGCCTGCGCCGCCTCAGAGCTTGTCGAGGCCGCGTCCTTCATCCCTCAATCCGACATGGCGCCGACGCCTGAAAGGTCTGGCCCTGCCGCTGCTGATCGTGGTCGCCCTGGAATGCATCGTGCGCCTCGGCTGGCTGCCGTCCTACCAAATGCCGGCGCCCAGCGAGATCGCCCTGACCCTCACCGACCTCGCCGAAGGCGCCCTGTGGAAACACATCGGCGCCAGCCTGCTGCGGGTGTTGCTCGGGTTTGCAATTGGCGCCAGCCTGGCGCTGGTGTTCGCCGCCTGGGTCGGTTTGAGCCGCGAGGCCGAGGCGTATCTGGAACCGACGTTCGCCGCGCTGCGTTCGATTCCGAGCCTGGCCTGGGTGCCGCTGTTGCTGCTGTGGCTGGGCATCGATGAAACCTCGAAGATCGTGCTGATCGCCATCGGCGCGTTTTTTCCGGTGTACGTCAACGTGGTCGCGGCGATTCGCAACATCGACCGCAAACTGGTCGAGGTCGGGCACATCTATGGCTTCAGCCGCTGGCAACTGGTGCGGCGAATTCTACTGCCCGCCGCCCTGCCCGGCCTGTTCACCGGGTTACGCAGCGGCATGAGTCTGGCGTGGATGTTTCTGGTGGCCGCCGAGCTGATCGCCGCGACCAAGGGCCTGGGTTATCTGCTCAGCGACGGCCGCGAAACCTCGCGCCCGGACATCGTGCTGGCGGCAATCATCGTGCTCGCCGTGCTCGGCAAACTCAGCGACGGCCTGCTCGCGGCGCTGGAACGCCGCTGGCTGGCCTGGCGCGACACGTTCACCGGTCAGGAGGCGCAGGATTGA
- a CDS encoding NUDIX hydrolase, whose protein sequence is MKVRATVICEQDRHVLLVRKPRCRWTLPGGKVEPGETKAGAATRELQEETALDAEQMLYLMELHSGSTQHHVYEASVLDLEQLRPQNEIIECIWHPLDAVQNLPTSDATLRIVQAFQRRL, encoded by the coding sequence ATGAAAGTACGCGCAACCGTTATTTGCGAGCAGGATCGACACGTTCTCCTGGTGCGCAAACCTCGCTGTCGCTGGACCTTGCCCGGCGGCAAGGTCGAGCCTGGGGAAACCAAAGCAGGGGCGGCGACGCGCGAGCTGCAGGAAGAAACGGCACTGGATGCCGAGCAGATGTTGTATCTGATGGAACTGCACAGCGGCAGCACCCAGCATCATGTCTACGAGGCGTCGGTGCTGGATCTTGAGCAGTTACGCCCGCAAAACGAGATCATCGAATGCATCTGGCATCCGCTGGACGCGGTGCAGAATCTGCCCACCAGCGACGCGACATTACGCATCGTGCAGGCGTTTCAGCGGCGTTTGTGA
- a CDS encoding SOS response-associated peptidase family protein, whose protein sequence is MCGRLSQYRGIHDFVTVLSIPDALINHVGDAALERYNAAPTTSLAVLHQHDQQLYADNLRWGWRPHWAKDRAAPINARVEKVAHGPFFRAIWRHRLIVPVDNWFEWVDGPDKTRQPWLIRRADHGPVFCAAIGQFPTPGRDAREDDGFVIITADSVGGMLDIHDRRPVVFAAELAREWLDSATPVERAEQMLLFEGEPSVAFTWHKVGKAVGNSRNQGAGLIDEVA, encoded by the coding sequence ATGTGCGGAAGACTCTCGCAGTACCGCGGCATTCACGACTTCGTCACGGTGCTGAGCATTCCCGATGCGCTGATCAATCACGTCGGCGACGCCGCGCTGGAGCGCTACAACGCGGCGCCTACCACCTCACTCGCGGTGCTCCATCAACATGATCAACAGCTGTATGCCGACAACCTGCGCTGGGGCTGGCGCCCGCACTGGGCCAAGGACCGCGCGGCGCCGATCAACGCCCGCGTGGAAAAGGTCGCGCATGGCCCATTCTTCCGGGCGATCTGGCGGCATCGGCTGATCGTGCCGGTCGACAACTGGTTCGAATGGGTCGACGGCCCGGATAAAACCCGCCAGCCGTGGCTGATCCGTCGGGCCGATCACGGGCCGGTTTTCTGTGCGGCCATCGGACAGTTTCCGACACCCGGCAGGGATGCTCGGGAGGACGATGGTTTTGTGATCATCACCGCCGACAGCGTCGGAGGCATGCTGGACATCCATGACCGGCGCCCGGTGGTTTTTGCTGCAGAATTGGCGCGCGAATGGCTCGACAGTGCCACGCCGGTGGAACGTGCAGAACAGATGCTGCTGTTCGAAGGGGAACCCAGCGTCGCCTTCACCTGGCACAAAGTCGGCAAAGCCGTCGGCAACTCCCGCAATCAGGGCGCCGGACTGATTGACGAAGTGGCTTAA